Proteins encoded within one genomic window of Bacillus thuringiensis:
- a CDS encoding PadR family transcriptional regulator yields MEDRLKGLRKSMENTTFKHLSFSDQHQKRVREKINQSSEKEEDILLAVLQLLMNEKTGYELMQLLRGRGIQKFEGDEGSLYTVLHRLEQNRFIQSSWDHAGAKYYQLNDKGRKMLRKAEENATKVQFILKGLVQE; encoded by the coding sequence GGCTTGCGAAAATCAATGGAGAATACAACGTTTAAACATTTGAGTTTTTCTGATCAGCACCAGAAGCGGGTGCGTGAAAAAATCAATCAATCGTCCGAAAAAGAAGAAGATATTCTTTTAGCAGTGTTGCAACTTCTTATGAATGAAAAAACAGGTTATGAATTGATGCAGTTACTGCGTGGGAGAGGGATTCAAAAATTCGAAGGTGATGAAGGGTCTTTATACACTGTATTACATCGTCTAGAGCAGAATCGCTTTATCCAATCTAGCTGGGACCACGCGGGAGCGAAATATTATCAATTAAATGATAAAGGAAGAAAGATGCTGCGAAAGGCAGAAGAAAATGCTACGAAGGTACAATTTATATTAAAAGGCTTAGTACAGGAGTGA
- a CDS encoding FtsW/RodA/SpoVE family cell cycle protein: MNKKGDRFVSEVTNHIKSKEAKSFVATELDFHLKQAKNTWIEKGLSEEIAENKAVEQMGSPIKLGQELNKLHKPKVDWFLLILLVAAMGLGFLPVLAFGHMNDLLMNKVISVILGIATVVVMMLLDYRKLERFGWLFYTIGVLILLMIYCFPNASILGESIIKVGPIAIDRLMAVPFFFLAWASFFNNNRLKVRYLVVLYLFSLYLFLIGAAFSVIFIYITMVFVMLWWSKLGKKTALIITIVPICLLIIRASFSWSSVKGYHLDRFLGYLNPERDAQGAGFMYIRLKEVMSSAGWFGTYGDVKRIPNPDTDFVFASLTYYYGYVLALVLVLILSLFVARLMFISYTINDRYSKLLLIGGMTLFVVQFLYNVGMILGLLPLAAISLPFISYGLTPTVFHALIMGIVLSVYRRKDMSFRREETP, from the coding sequence TTGAATAAAAAAGGGGATCGTTTTGTAAGCGAAGTTACGAATCATATTAAATCAAAAGAAGCAAAGAGCTTTGTAGCAACCGAACTAGATTTTCACTTAAAACAGGCAAAGAACACATGGATAGAAAAAGGATTAAGTGAGGAAATTGCTGAAAATAAAGCTGTGGAACAAATGGGAAGTCCGATTAAACTAGGGCAAGAACTTAATAAACTTCATAAGCCAAAGGTGGATTGGTTTTTACTTATTTTATTGGTGGCTGCGATGGGGTTAGGGTTTTTACCGGTTCTGGCTTTTGGACATATGAATGACTTACTAATGAATAAGGTGATATCTGTTATTCTCGGTATTGCAACAGTTGTAGTGATGATGCTACTTGATTACCGGAAGCTAGAGAGATTCGGGTGGCTGTTTTACACAATTGGGGTACTTATCTTGTTAATGATATACTGTTTTCCGAACGCTTCGATACTTGGAGAATCGATAATAAAAGTTGGTCCTATTGCAATTGATCGTTTAATGGCAGTACCGTTCTTTTTTCTAGCTTGGGCTTCTTTTTTCAATAACAATAGATTGAAAGTTAGGTATCTTGTAGTGTTGTATTTATTTTCTTTGTATTTATTCTTAATTGGCGCAGCTTTTTCAGTGATTTTTATTTATATCACGATGGTATTCGTTATGCTTTGGTGGAGTAAGTTAGGAAAGAAAACGGCATTAATTATTACGATTGTACCAATCTGTTTATTGATTATAAGGGCGTCTTTTTCCTGGTCCTCAGTAAAAGGATATCATTTGGATAGATTTTTAGGGTATTTGAATCCAGAGCGTGATGCACAGGGAGCAGGCTTTATGTATATACGTTTAAAAGAGGTAATGTCGTCAGCAGGTTGGTTTGGTACATATGGAGATGTAAAGCGCATCCCTAATCCAGATACTGATTTTGTATTTGCAAGTTTGACTTATTATTATGGATATGTACTTGCACTGGTCCTTGTCTTAATTCTTTCTCTTTTTGTAGCACGGTTAATGTTCATATCTTATACAATAAATGACCGGTATAGTAAATTGCTTCTCATTGGAGGAATGACTCTTTTCGTAGTTCAATTCCTTTATAACGTTGGTATGATTTTAGGTTTATTACCGCTTGCTGCTATATCCTTACCTTTTATTAGTTATGGATTAACACCAACTGTATTTCATGCGCTTATAATGGGGATCGTGCTGAGTGTATATCGACGTAAAGATATGTCGTTTAGAAGGGAAGAAACACCTTGA
- a CDS encoding TetR/AcrR family transcriptional regulator C-terminal domain-containing protein, which translates to MSNLTRLRTQILITNTFIELLKEKPFSAITINHICEKAMIHRSTFYRYYVDKYELFSATINAVAIELFEQTKQGLNLERTFFEEVIDYIDVNRALFFNVTSKNNSRELYDKLIQLGGEALHENAAQYNDPLSRNIRNSDYPNVLCDFYCSGFFEIIKKWINNEYPYSKEELIHIVNNFLINEPE; encoded by the coding sequence TTGAGTAACCTCACTCGTTTACGTACACAAATTTTAATAACGAACACTTTCATAGAACTATTAAAAGAAAAACCATTCTCAGCCATTACGATTAATCATATTTGCGAAAAAGCAATGATACATAGAAGTACATTTTATCGTTATTACGTTGATAAGTATGAACTCTTTAGTGCCACGATAAATGCTGTCGCCATAGAGCTATTTGAACAAACGAAGCAAGGTTTGAATTTGGAACGTACATTTTTTGAAGAAGTAATTGACTACATAGATGTGAATCGTGCGTTGTTTTTTAACGTTACAAGTAAAAATAATAGCCGTGAATTATATGATAAGTTGATTCAACTTGGTGGCGAGGCTTTACATGAAAATGCAGCGCAATATAACGACCCTCTTTCAAGGAATATCCGAAATTCAGATTATCCAAATGTGTTATGTGATTTTTACTGTAGTGGATTTTTTGAGATTATAAAGAAATGGATTAATAATGAATATCCGTATTCAAAAGAAGAACTGATCCATATCGTTAATAATTTTCTCATAAATGAACCAGAATAA
- a CDS encoding efflux RND transporter permease subunit: protein MNKVFDTIGRFIIKYAKMNIALILCLTIFFVFGITKIEMRMGNDVFLSNTSDVYKDTETYQKHFGGDGIYVLLSGESDTLLSQETNKAIVEFTKKAEGIKDITRSTHYVGLLNEMLSAPAPSFSAFDTGETNPKLETALKNSIPSEKMNGINNNVKSSLTNEQREKMGVFIQQQLAPEQMQEIQKQLIALGHTPTVDEQEKITQSVLTEKQNDEVAKYTQSILTEQQKDHMQRDILKALPNVQHMNNDLLHEIVFSNRGKVPDQLKQLIPENGKHVVIQLHTSNNTEMTTYVRMNKELNELIKNTNFSQGVTVKVAGMPAILGDIQEEVITTLGIMLGLAVLLMIVVLFFVFPVRRRIISLAFVLIGLIWTFGFMGWAGIPITLATMATLPIIIGLGTDFGVQFHNRYEEEYKTSGCNAKLATLHAVRHIGPGVGIAVVIMSLSFLTMYVSKAPMMQQFGLTLAIGVLFCYVIELLLMFSTFYLLDRKKAAPPLKSDADKNTMLSRFLNQYANLAMKLAIPILIVSVILSSLGFMAERSIPTETDLTKMIPQNMETLKNTKQLQKIVGSTTYITYLVEAEDVTEPKVMSWMHSESKKIENEYKDVSDVISLPKVILQINGKSTLPESTAQVANELENAPNSLKETVISKNKKYATVQFQVNPDLSSAEQLKLMHNISKDMKPIDGVKIKPAGAQVMMLYGIDNIGANSELMIGAGLLIIFLSLFLVYRRVKHALYPLIPIVLVLGFSPGALKLLDISYNPLTTALSCLVLGIGTEFTILIMERYREEEAKGLSPKEAIRVSLSKVGQAITASGLTVIVGFSTLIFVNFPVLREFGITTVIDTTLSLFCALTILPVLIVLFQKHK from the coding sequence ATGAATAAGGTTTTTGATACAATTGGACGTTTTATCATCAAGTACGCAAAGATGAATATTGCACTTATATTATGTTTAACGATATTTTTCGTATTTGGTATAACGAAAATTGAGATGAGGATGGGGAATGATGTATTTTTAAGTAATACATCTGACGTTTATAAGGATACAGAAACGTACCAAAAACATTTTGGCGGGGATGGTATATACGTATTGCTTAGTGGAGAGAGCGATACATTGCTTTCACAAGAAACAAATAAAGCAATTGTAGAATTCACTAAAAAAGCAGAAGGTATTAAAGATATTACCAGATCAACGCATTATGTTGGCTTGTTAAATGAAATGTTATCCGCTCCTGCTCCTTCTTTTTCAGCATTTGATACAGGGGAAACAAATCCGAAATTAGAAACAGCTTTGAAAAACTCCATTCCGAGTGAAAAAATGAACGGAATTAATAATAACGTAAAAAGTAGCTTAACGAATGAGCAACGTGAAAAAATGGGAGTATTTATTCAGCAACAACTTGCACCTGAACAAATGCAAGAAATACAAAAGCAATTGATTGCACTTGGCCATACTCCTACAGTTGATGAACAAGAGAAAATAACACAATCTGTTTTAACGGAAAAGCAAAACGATGAGGTTGCAAAGTATACGCAAAGCATTTTAACAGAACAACAAAAAGATCATATGCAACGAGATATTTTGAAAGCTCTACCGAATGTTCAACATATGAACAATGATTTACTTCATGAAATCGTCTTTTCAAATAGAGGAAAAGTACCAGACCAGTTGAAACAACTCATTCCTGAGAATGGAAAACATGTTGTGATTCAACTTCATACATCAAATAATACAGAGATGACGACGTATGTACGTATGAATAAGGAGCTAAACGAACTTATTAAAAATACGAACTTCAGTCAAGGTGTAACAGTGAAAGTAGCTGGAATGCCTGCGATTTTAGGGGATATTCAAGAAGAGGTTATAACGACATTAGGAATCATGCTCGGTTTAGCGGTTCTATTAATGATTGTTGTACTATTCTTCGTATTCCCGGTAAGACGTCGTATTATTTCATTAGCCTTTGTGTTAATCGGATTAATATGGACATTTGGTTTCATGGGATGGGCCGGAATCCCGATTACACTCGCAACAATGGCGACACTACCAATCATTATAGGGCTCGGCACCGATTTTGGTGTTCAATTCCATAATAGATATGAAGAGGAATATAAAACGAGTGGATGTAATGCGAAACTTGCAACATTACATGCCGTTCGTCATATTGGACCTGGCGTAGGGATTGCAGTTGTCATTATGAGTTTAAGCTTTCTGACGATGTATGTATCGAAAGCGCCGATGATGCAACAATTTGGATTAACGTTAGCGATTGGTGTATTATTCTGTTACGTTATTGAACTATTATTGATGTTCTCAACATTCTACTTATTAGATCGCAAAAAAGCAGCACCTCCATTAAAAAGTGATGCAGATAAAAATACAATGCTATCACGTTTTTTAAATCAATATGCGAATCTAGCTATGAAACTCGCAATTCCTATTTTAATTGTTTCTGTTATTTTATCTAGTCTTGGATTTATGGCAGAAAGGTCTATTCCGACTGAAACAGACTTAACAAAAATGATTCCGCAAAATATGGAGACATTAAAAAATACGAAACAATTACAAAAGATAGTTGGCTCGACAACATATATTACGTATTTAGTAGAAGCAGAGGATGTCACAGAACCGAAAGTGATGTCTTGGATGCATAGTGAAAGTAAAAAGATTGAAAATGAATATAAAGATGTGAGTGATGTTATATCACTACCGAAAGTTATTTTGCAAATCAACGGGAAAAGCACGTTGCCAGAATCTACTGCACAAGTAGCAAATGAACTTGAAAACGCGCCGAATTCTCTGAAAGAAACGGTTATAAGTAAGAACAAAAAATACGCAACAGTTCAGTTCCAAGTGAATCCAGATCTTTCTTCTGCTGAGCAATTGAAATTGATGCATAACATATCAAAGGACATGAAGCCGATCGATGGTGTGAAAATAAAGCCAGCGGGTGCGCAAGTTATGATGCTTTATGGTATTGATAACATCGGTGCAAATAGTGAACTCATGATTGGTGCGGGGCTACTTATTATTTTCCTATCTTTATTCCTTGTGTATCGCCGCGTAAAACATGCATTATATCCATTGATACCAATTGTTTTAGTATTAGGATTCTCGCCAGGTGCTTTAAAACTACTCGATATTTCATATAACCCACTAACAACAGCACTTAGTTGCCTTGTACTTGGAATTGGAACAGAGTTTACGATTCTCATTATGGAAAGATATCGTGAAGAAGAGGCGAAGGGATTGTCTCCCAAAGAAGCAATTCGTGTTTCTCTTTCAAAAGTGGGGCAAGCCATCACAGCTTCCGGATTAACAGTAATTGTTGGGTTTTCAACGTTAATTTTTGTTAACTTCCCAGTCTTACGTGAATTTGGTATTACAACTGTTATTGATACAACACTTTCTTTATTCTGCGCTTTAACCATATTACCGGTCTTAATTGTGTTGTTTCAAAAACATAAATAG
- a CDS encoding Rpn family recombination-promoting nuclease/putative transposase, with the protein MFSQQLVNLRIDFAFKQLFGTSGNEDILSAFLNAMLQDSLESPIVSLQLADPHLHREHEEDKLSILDISATLDTGTKVNVEIQLNNNHDMIKRSLYYWGRLYTSQLQKGMPYSSLHKTITINLLNFVMFPEYEAFHTTGVLWNRQQHKILSSDIEVHIVEITKLMQQWRNEQVNPWEDLFVRWLLLLPANEDEQLTQTLEDIAMNQDPILQKAMNKWERMSQDSSFRQAYEAREKALMDEAAKFAHARNEGKKEGIEEGKIQLIRGMHKNGMPIEDIAKFTNLHLEEIESILQV; encoded by the coding sequence ATGTTCAGCCAACAATTAGTGAATTTACGCATTGATTTTGCTTTTAAACAATTATTTGGCACAAGTGGAAATGAAGATATTTTAAGTGCTTTTTTAAATGCGATGTTACAGGATTCTTTAGAATCGCCCATTGTTTCATTACAATTAGCAGATCCACATTTACACAGGGAACATGAAGAAGATAAGTTATCTATTTTAGATATTTCAGCTACATTAGACACAGGAACAAAAGTCAACGTAGAAATACAACTCAATAATAATCATGATATGATTAAACGCAGTTTATATTATTGGGGAAGGTTATACACATCTCAGCTTCAAAAAGGAATGCCATACAGCTCTCTTCATAAAACAATTACAATCAATTTGTTAAATTTCGTTATGTTTCCTGAATACGAGGCATTCCATACAACAGGAGTCTTATGGAATCGACAACAACATAAAATATTGAGTAGTGATATCGAAGTTCATATCGTAGAGATTACGAAACTTATGCAACAGTGGCGGAATGAACAAGTAAATCCCTGGGAAGATTTGTTTGTTCGTTGGTTATTATTACTTCCGGCAAACGAGGATGAACAACTAACCCAAACATTGGAGGACATTGCGATGAACCAAGACCCGATTTTACAAAAAGCGATGAATAAATGGGAGCGTATGAGTCAAGATTCTTCTTTTCGACAAGCATATGAAGCAAGAGAGAAAGCTTTGATGGATGAAGCCGCAAAGTTTGCTCATGCTCGTAATGAAGGAAAGAAAGAGGGGATTGAAGAAGGTAAGATTCAATTAATTCGTGGAATGCATAAAAATGGAATGCCAATCGAAGATATTGCAAAGTTTACAAATTTACATTTAGAAGAAATAGAAAGCATTTTACAAGTATAA
- the helD gene encoding RNA polymerase recycling motor HelD yields MNKKLDLEQKRLDTVIETITQQIDKLENETGRRRAEVINIRKHFWDDVKVNTDTFDDYLETVINLRQQAQSLAVTQITHKHTFNRLAALKRMHKSPYFGRIDFKEEGESAAEQIYIGVATLTDASGENFLIYDWRAPISSVYYDYPPGPAEYSTPGGVIHGNVEKKLQYIIQNGEIDSMFDTSLTIGDEILQQALGKGTNKHMQSIVATIQREQNEIIRHDEGRLLIVQGAAGSGKTSAALQRIAYLLYKYREWLKADQIILFSPNSMFNSYVSNVLPELGEENMQQVTFQEYLNHRLSKSFDVEDPYEQLEYMLTETDSPIYKTRNASIRFKASTQFFEMIRVYRQSLESSGVLFRGMKFRGKLIVSAKEITEQFYNTDSSLRFHNRIEKLTDWLNKQIDEIEKAELKKPWVEEEIELLSKDEYQKAYKYLQKKGEFDDNSFHDFEKETKVLGRMIVRKKLKPLRKGVQTLRFINFTGIYKQLFTDASWVTGEKPKEWDDICSLTVNMLDEGKLYYEDATPFLLLKELIEGFQTNRSIKHVLVDEAQDYSPFQFEFLKRLFPAARMTVLGDFNQAIFAHASETVNFNTLTSLYGPDETSGINLTRSYRSTKPIIEFTRALVPEGKNIHAFERDGEKPTVTKVSNDSELHAHITAKVAELQKQQHNTIAIICKSAAESAAAYEALRHIENIKLVKSNSAEYEQGIVVIPAYLAKGIEFDAVIIYDASKDVYSDESVRRLFYTACTRAMHELQLYSVGEVSPFVLEASSESFELIAP; encoded by the coding sequence ATGAACAAAAAACTTGATTTAGAGCAAAAAAGATTGGATACCGTAATCGAAACGATTACGCAGCAAATTGATAAGCTGGAAAACGAAACTGGCAGACGCCGGGCAGAAGTAATCAATATTCGTAAACACTTTTGGGATGATGTGAAAGTGAACACGGATACTTTTGATGATTATCTTGAAACAGTTATCAACTTAAGACAACAAGCTCAGTCACTAGCTGTCACACAAATTACTCATAAGCACACCTTTAATCGACTTGCCGCACTAAAACGCATGCATAAATCACCTTATTTTGGACGAATTGATTTCAAAGAGGAAGGCGAATCTGCTGCGGAGCAAATTTATATTGGCGTTGCTACACTTACTGATGCTAGCGGAGAAAACTTTCTTATATATGACTGGCGCGCACCCATTTCGAGTGTCTACTACGATTATCCACCAGGACCGGCTGAATATAGTACACCAGGCGGCGTAATTCACGGTAATGTGGAGAAAAAATTACAATACATTATTCAAAATGGCGAGATTGATTCTATGTTCGATACGAGTCTTACAATTGGCGATGAAATCTTGCAACAAGCGCTCGGAAAAGGTACAAACAAACATATGCAAAGTATCGTTGCTACAATTCAGCGCGAGCAAAATGAAATTATTCGTCACGATGAAGGCCGACTCCTTATCGTGCAAGGAGCTGCTGGTAGTGGTAAAACGTCAGCTGCGCTGCAACGAATCGCCTACTTACTATATAAATATCGCGAATGGTTAAAAGCGGATCAAATCATTCTCTTCTCCCCTAACTCTATGTTCAATAGCTACGTTTCTAACGTACTACCTGAACTCGGTGAAGAAAATATGCAGCAAGTGACATTCCAAGAGTATTTAAACCATAGACTAAGTAAGTCATTTGACGTTGAAGACCCTTATGAACAATTAGAATATATGTTAACTGAAACGGATAGCCCTATCTATAAAACGAGAAATGCAAGCATTCGATTTAAGGCATCCACTCAATTTTTCGAGATGATTAGAGTGTACAGACAGTCTCTTGAATCTTCAGGCGTGCTATTTAGAGGAATGAAATTTAGAGGAAAGTTAATTGTTTCTGCTAAAGAAATTACAGAGCAATTTTACAATACCGATTCCTCCCTTCGCTTCCATAATCGAATTGAAAAGTTAACGGATTGGCTAAATAAACAAATAGATGAAATTGAAAAAGCAGAACTGAAAAAGCCTTGGGTAGAAGAGGAAATTGAATTACTTAGTAAAGATGAATATCAAAAGGCTTATAAATACTTGCAGAAAAAGGGCGAGTTTGACGACAACTCCTTTCATGATTTTGAAAAAGAAACGAAAGTACTTGGACGTATGATTGTCCGTAAAAAATTGAAGCCACTTCGTAAAGGTGTTCAAACATTACGCTTTATCAATTTCACAGGCATATATAAACAACTCTTCACAGATGCATCATGGGTTACTGGAGAAAAACCGAAGGAATGGGATGACATTTGCTCATTAACAGTAAACATGTTAGATGAAGGAAAACTATATTACGAGGACGCAACTCCATTTTTACTTTTAAAAGAATTAATTGAAGGCTTCCAAACGAATAGATCGATTAAACACGTACTCGTAGACGAAGCGCAAGATTATTCTCCGTTTCAATTCGAGTTTTTAAAACGTCTCTTCCCTGCCGCAAGAATGACGGTACTCGGAGACTTTAACCAAGCGATATTTGCACATGCGAGTGAAACAGTGAATTTCAATACACTTACTAGCTTATACGGACCAGATGAAACAAGCGGCATCAATTTAACTCGTAGTTATCGCTCAACAAAACCAATTATTGAATTTACACGTGCTCTCGTACCGGAAGGAAAGAACATTCACGCCTTCGAACGTGACGGCGAGAAACCTACAGTGACGAAAGTATCAAATGACAGCGAACTGCATGCACATATTACTGCCAAAGTTGCGGAACTACAAAAACAGCAGCACAATACGATCGCAATTATATGTAAATCTGCAGCTGAAAGCGCCGCTGCCTACGAAGCACTTCGTCATATCGAGAATATTAAACTTGTGAAAAGTAACTCAGCCGAGTATGAGCAAGGCATTGTCGTGATCCCTGCTTACTTAGCGAAGGGTATTGAATTTGACGCTGTTATTATTTACGATGCTTCTAAAGATGTGTACAGTGATGAGAGCGTTCGTAGATTGTTCTACACTGCTTGTACGCGCGCAATGCATGAATTACAACTTTATAGCGTTGGCGAAGTTAGTCCTTTTGTACTTGAGGCTAGTTCGGAGAGTTTTGAACTTATTGCACCTTGA
- the prsA gene encoding peptidylprolyl isomerase PrsA has product MKKAMLALAATSVIALSACGTSSSDKIVTSKAGDITKDEFYNQMKTQAGKQVLNNMVMEKVLIKNYKVEDKEVDKKYDEMKKQYGDQFDTLLKQQGIKEETLKTGVRAQLAQEKAIEKTITDKELKENYKPEIKASHILVKDEATAKKVKEELGQGKSFEELAKQYSEDTGSKEKGGDLGYFTSGKMVKEFEDAAYKLKKDEVSEPVKSQFGYHIIKVTDIKEQKPFDEVKGDIKKDLVQKKAQDAQFMNDLMMKEIKAADVKVDDKDLKDLFEEKKTDAKKEEKK; this is encoded by the coding sequence ATGAAGAAAGCTATGCTTGCCTTAGCCGCAACAAGTGTAATCGCACTATCAGCTTGTGGAACATCATCATCAGACAAAATCGTTACATCTAAAGCTGGTGACATTACAAAAGACGAGTTCTACAATCAAATGAAAACACAAGCTGGTAAACAAGTACTAAACAACATGGTTATGGAAAAAGTACTTATTAAAAACTACAAAGTTGAAGACAAAGAAGTAGACAAAAAGTACGATGAAATGAAAAAACAATACGGTGATCAATTCGATACACTATTAAAACAACAAGGTATTAAAGAAGAAACGTTAAAAACTGGTGTGCGTGCTCAATTAGCTCAAGAAAAAGCTATCGAGAAAACAATCACTGATAAAGAATTAAAAGAAAACTACAAGCCTGAAATTAAAGCAAGCCACATTCTTGTAAAAGATGAAGCAACTGCGAAAAAGGTGAAAGAAGAACTTGGACAAGGTAAATCTTTCGAAGAGTTAGCGAAACAATACTCTGAAGATACTGGTTCAAAAGAAAAAGGCGGAGACCTTGGCTACTTTACTTCTGGTAAAATGGTTAAAGAATTCGAAGATGCTGCTTATAAACTGAAAAAAGATGAAGTAAGCGAGCCTGTAAAATCACAATTCGGTTACCACATCATTAAAGTAACAGACATTAAAGAACAAAAACCATTTGATGAAGTTAAAGGCGACATCAAAAAAGATCTAGTTCAAAAGAAAGCACAAGATGCACAATTTATGAACGATCTTATGATGAAAGAAATCAAAGCTGCTGACGTAAAAGTTGACGATAAAGATTTAAAAGATCTTTTCGAAGAGAAGAAAACTGACGCTAAAAAAGAAGAAAAGAAATAA
- a CDS encoding DUF1878 family protein has product MDVVRRLEQAEYYVDLLFKMIDEEKCPFYSLIIKKKARKKDIERILNLCEILNEQYVVEKAEGLLLFDALLDQFEKALPHQLEVHETAEALAKQGLFKPLMNEFLSMIAKK; this is encoded by the coding sequence ATGGACGTTGTTAGAAGATTAGAACAAGCTGAATACTACGTAGACCTACTATTTAAAATGATTGATGAAGAAAAGTGTCCATTTTATTCTTTAATCATAAAGAAAAAAGCTCGTAAAAAAGATATTGAACGTATACTAAATCTTTGTGAAATACTGAACGAGCAATATGTAGTGGAGAAAGCGGAGGGGCTTCTTTTGTTCGATGCGCTGTTAGATCAATTTGAAAAAGCGCTTCCACATCAGCTCGAAGTACACGAAACTGCGGAAGCGCTAGCAAAACAAGGTTTATTTAAGCCGCTTATGAATGAATTCTTAAGCATGATTGCGAAAAAATAA
- a CDS encoding HTH-type transcriptional regulator Hpr, translated as MKSGEKDYSVKEAMIFSQRIAQLSKALWKCVEKDWQMWIKPYDLNINEHHILTIAYHLKGASISEIAKFGVMHVSTAFNFSKKLEERGYLVFSKKEDDKRNTYIEITDKGEELLLRLMEEYDPESNSVFNGALALRNFYGKFPENIELIAILRNIYGQDFIDIFEKSLEDIEENFTESDQKLVKK; from the coding sequence ATGAAAAGTGGAGAAAAAGATTACTCGGTAAAAGAAGCGATGATTTTCAGCCAACGCATTGCTCAATTATCGAAAGCGTTATGGAAATGTGTAGAGAAAGATTGGCAAATGTGGATTAAGCCTTACGATTTAAACATCAATGAGCATCATATTTTAACAATCGCTTATCATTTAAAAGGGGCTTCTATTTCTGAGATTGCTAAGTTTGGAGTTATGCACGTATCAACAGCGTTCAACTTCTCGAAAAAGCTTGAGGAACGCGGCTATCTTGTATTCTCGAAAAAAGAAGATGATAAACGAAATACGTACATTGAAATTACAGACAAAGGGGAAGAATTACTACTTCGCTTAATGGAGGAGTATGACCCTGAAAGTAATTCAGTGTTTAATGGGGCTCTTGCACTTCGTAATTTTTATGGGAAGTTCCCAGAAAATATCGAACTGATTGCTATCTTGCGTAATATTTACGGACAAGACTTCATCGATATTTTTGAGAAATCATTAGAAGATATTGAAGAGAACTTTACAGAATCCGATCAGAAGTTAGTTAAGAAGTAA
- a CDS encoding YtxH domain-containing protein, protein MSKAKSFITGVICGGAVAGLAVLFSTPSSGKDMRGKLKEKGNDIKKTLADITADTKLLKRQIVETASEGKEVFQELKDDMHDTLSNWKQDISQNKRHIEQEILDIQKSIEKLQEAVPEKA, encoded by the coding sequence ATGTCAAAAGCTAAATCCTTTATTACAGGTGTCATTTGCGGCGGAGCAGTTGCTGGATTAGCTGTTCTTTTCTCTACTCCTTCTTCTGGCAAAGACATGCGCGGCAAGTTAAAAGAAAAAGGAAATGATATTAAAAAGACATTAGCTGATATTACAGCTGATACAAAATTATTAAAACGTCAAATCGTTGAAACTGCTTCAGAAGGTAAAGAAGTGTTTCAAGAATTAAAAGACGATATGCACGATACGCTTTCTAACTGGAAGCAAGATATTTCTCAAAACAAACGACATATTGAGCAAGAGATTTTGGACATTCAAAAATCAATTGAGAAACTACAAGAAGCTGTTCCGGAAAAAGCGTAA
- a CDS encoding HIT family protein, which yields MNHTADNCIFCKIIDGQIPCSKVYEDEHVLAFLDISQVTKGHTLVIPKVHKQDIFALTPEIASHIFAVVPKIANAIKAEFNPVGFNLLNNNGEKAGQTVFHFHLHLIPRYGENDGFGAVWKSHQNEYTMENLQNIASTIANSVK from the coding sequence ATGAATCATACAGCAGATAATTGTATTTTTTGCAAAATCATTGACGGGCAAATCCCTTGCTCAAAAGTATATGAAGATGAACATGTGCTTGCATTTTTAGATATTAGTCAAGTAACAAAAGGACATACTCTTGTTATTCCGAAAGTTCACAAACAAGACATATTTGCATTAACGCCAGAAATCGCATCACACATTTTTGCTGTCGTTCCGAAAATCGCAAACGCAATTAAAGCAGAGTTTAATCCAGTTGGCTTTAACCTACTTAACAATAACGGTGAAAAAGCTGGACAAACTGTGTTCCACTTCCACCTTCATTTAATTCCACGCTACGGTGAAAACGATGGTTTCGGTGCTGTTTGGAAATCACATCAAAATGAATACACAATGGAAAATTTACAAAACATCGCAAGTACAATTGCAAATAGTGTGAAATAG